One window of Nostoc sp. UHCC 0926 genomic DNA carries:
- a CDS encoding ParM/StbA family protein, producing MSNIHTLQKIFPAGFDNGYGSLKLLVEGFEVVRVPSYISTNDMEDVPGRVVFNGSAYTVGESAYRTGNYFDRNTDNNENKVNNALLTLLGALAHLPHRRAWHLKLVVSLHDVGLAEELQKVLSGEYQPILAGKQSDVKVEVLKVVLEGMGALFGHQLPKKLTILDFGNGTTLYSRYNRGQREVHTAYPIGVEVLIDDISQKMKHLNGGKIGDASKIRFCLEMGHTRYSRDIDIKDIYSACLKDWYEKYLKKVVNLTLDAKHQGDEIWAIGGGCLLPGFKKLLEKNGFKILDNPVEANVFGLLEMAKTISSKNPASTSLKL from the coding sequence ATGTCAAACATTCACACGTTACAAAAAATTTTTCCTGCGGGTTTTGATAATGGTTACGGAAGCCTCAAACTTTTAGTCGAAGGATTTGAAGTAGTTCGTGTGCCGAGCTATATTTCCACTAACGACATGGAAGATGTGCCAGGGCGTGTAGTTTTTAACGGCAGTGCTTATACTGTTGGAGAATCTGCTTACCGCACAGGAAATTATTTTGACCGAAACACCGATAATAATGAAAACAAAGTCAACAACGCATTATTGACTTTATTGGGTGCATTGGCACATCTGCCACACCGTAGGGCTTGGCACTTAAAATTAGTCGTCAGCTTACATGATGTTGGTCTGGCCGAAGAATTGCAAAAAGTACTCAGTGGAGAATATCAGCCAATACTTGCTGGCAAACAATCAGACGTGAAAGTAGAAGTGCTGAAAGTTGTGCTAGAGGGGATGGGTGCATTATTCGGGCATCAACTACCGAAAAAATTAACCATTCTAGATTTTGGCAATGGAACAACCCTGTATTCTCGTTACAACCGGGGTCAACGAGAAGTTCACACCGCCTACCCCATTGGTGTAGAAGTTCTCATCGATGATATCTCCCAAAAGATGAAACATCTAAATGGGGGAAAAATTGGGGATGCCTCCAAGATCCGATTTTGTCTGGAAATGGGACATACCAGGTACAGCCGTGACATCGATATCAAAGATATATATAGTGCTTGTTTGAAAGATTGGTATGAAAAATACTTGAAGAAAGTGGTGAATCTGACACTTGATGCCAAACACCAAGGGGATGAAATCTGGGCGATTGGTGGAGGCTGCCTCTTACCAGGATTTAAAAAATTGTTAGAGAAGAACGGTTTCAAGATTCTCGACAACCCAGTGGAAGCCAATGTCTTTGGGCTTTTAGAAATGGCAAAAACCATCAGCAGTAAGAATCCAGCAT